Genomic window (Tribolium castaneum strain GA2 chromosome 2, icTriCast1.1, whole genome shotgun sequence):
GTCAAGGCGGCTGTTTTAACAAAGCACTAGATGAAATATTGATCgtataatcaaaatttcataaagCTCTACCTATTCTGGGACCTAAGTGTAGATTGTATTTTTAGATAGGATAGTGTTCGATTTCGATAGTAAAGCAGAGGCGTACCACAGGGGGGCGTACCGTATTTTAAATGTCGCGATTTTATAAGATTTTAGACCAAGTTTAGCGCGTACCGACTTATTCTAACTGTGTATCAACTAATAAACATTATATTAATGTATTTGAACTACATTGTTATAAATTAGTTACGACTGTCTTAAATAAAGTGCTGATCAAGGAGTCATGCGTTTTATTGGCAAAACAACACccattaaaatttcaactcAAAAAGTCACTTCAGTTGAAtgcataaaaaatcaattaaaccAATTGTGTTGACCTGGACGAAATCAAAGCGCAAAGTCACACAAGGTAGGTTTAAAATCGGaaacaatttcctacaattaccgaaaaaaatcgtaaataacATGCGATCATTCCGAGATAATTCCGACGATTATCTATGATCAACAACATTacgaaataattacgtttttattcAAGCCATGGGCTTTCCTAAACAAGTTCACCTCACGTTTTCCACGGCCCGAGCCAATGTCAATGTCTCGCATTCCACAATTCCTCGAAATTTTCAATTCGACGGCATTTTGTAATGTGGgtctttgaaatatttttagaatcaCGAGTGCACTGTGGGTCGAATCCATTCATTGTCTTTAATTAAAGACGCGCAGTGTTGGTGACTGTGCCGATCGAAAATGCGACgagaaaaatattgattttaaaacGTAACAAACGTgcggtaaataaatattggCGCAAAATGGGCAAAACGCTCTTTCGGTTACGTAATTGTTATTGAGATGAAAGTCATCATTTTTTCTAATAGTGTGCACTTTAAATACAATGCAAGTTTGCCGCAAGTGCAATGCGCGATGCAACTGCATTTGAACAATTTGATAAGTTGAGATGTGCGAGCGGACCGCAGACCAGGTAAGTGTGGGAAAATTGATTCACCTTGTATTCTTAACAGCAAACGGTTAGTGATAAAGTTTTCGTTAATTTCCGCTATTTTTAGATTCGGGACGCAAAAGTGTAGTAGTGAATAGTTAATAActctaataacaataaattgtaGACGTCCATTTTAATTACACAAGTTGACATGCTGATTAAATTAATGGACTTTGTTTATCTGTTCGGTTTTAATGGAAAAAGTATTTTGCTcggatgttattgttattaaacaaactttATCTGTAACAATACGCTTGTATTTAAAAGAGTTGGAGATACTACTTAGTATTATTGGGTTCAAATTGCGGAAGACAGTCAAGATCAAGTTCAGTTTGGAAcgcatttttgcttttatcaataaatgtgGGTTAAAACAGTGGCTAAGTATgatttttccttaattttacgcgcaatgcaaaataatgcaaataaatcggagcaaaatttttcaacaaaaacgcgcttttttagtaaaattttgccgaaaatgaaccaaaaatatgcaaaaccGACTTCAAAATTCACTGAGTTTTGTCGAAAATTGaggttttttgtaatttatctaGAAACCAATTACTCCAAAATCtcgtcaaaaatcgaaaaaactaaaaattttgacatagGTCCAAATGATGTCTATTATGTATTTACTCAAAGATAATCTTGCGTTTTTCGAACGCTGAAGAACATTTTTCGGTCAATACTCACTGtttaaatacaatttaaaaaaactaaaaatacatatatttttgcatttttccattatttttggtgttattatttgtattttttgagcACATAAACACGTTCTCTGAACGAAAAATCTGAGCGAAATGGAaatatatttctttattattttctaagtATTTTAGGACAACGCgataatttagcaaaatttcgtcaaaaattattgaaaaactaggaaaataaagcaatgtttacttttttgagtgtttaaacacgtttttgagataggaataaaaatattttttagtcaaacTTTTTGCCGCTTTTGAGTTTTATTCAtttgtacatttttcaataaaaaacccAATTATTCTGGGAGAGTCCGTGcaaattaaatcgaaaaatcGCCGActtaaaacgaaaataaaaatttaattattttgcaaaatttcgtcaaaaattaccCAGCAAATCGCTGAATTGGGTTAAATATGATGTTCTACTTGCTGTTTTCGAGCCTTATTTAACCAACTTGTTGAGATTTTTTCGCGTAATTTGGCCAAACTAACAagataaaatcaaattattattattatataaattattatcaaattatttgacacaattacattttttggcaaaaattgtcaaaaaatcgCAGAATGGAGTTatgcacattttttaagtaacaactaaaaacacaattaattattttgaaaaattatccaaaaaaGTCCAAATCTGGTCGAACATGGTAGgtattttcgtgtttttttgaaataaatacatttttggccaattattaaattatttttctctgtATTATTTTGTGGTAccttttttaaccaaaaaaaaaacacaaattaactCGCAATAGATAaagatttgttaaaaatgaaactttaACACAgatgataaataaaagaatttgCTTTATTCGAAATTTTATGCACGTTTTTGATGTcgtaatgtaattattttgcaaaattttgtaaaaagtaaaGTAAATTTACCAAGTCAAATTTTCTTACGTATTTACCAAATTgcgtattttttatcaaaaataagtaacgaatcagttcaaaaaaataaataaataaaaaaccgaaagctataaacttttaaatcatatttttctaaacaatCTCTATAAAACTGTCCAGACCTGTCCCAGAAACAGAGccagtttgatttttccttattttctaGCGCAATTCGCTGGTAGTAAACATAGCCTTGAGACCACTCATTTCCACCTTGATAATGAACTAGATAAAAccataaaaacgtaaaaatcaCAGTGATAACCTATCAATAGATTGTGTGTGCTGGTCCAAAAATCGGTCAATCTCATGTGAGTTAATCAAATCATCTCGTATAATCGCGTGCACGCCCACATGTCATCTTTTCCGTTCAATATTCAAATTTTCCGTCCGAGCGTATTAGCCACCCTATAATCGTGGTGTTTTCCTCAAAGCGGTGCAGCCACTGGCCGATACCTTAATAATTTAATCCAATTTCCTCCGGTATAAAGCCACCATCAGGCACATTGCATCAGCAAGTCGGTAAAAAGCTTCCAATTAGTCCGAATTTGTGATTTCGCGTAAAGTGAATTAACGAGGGGTCAAATGGTGCTTCACCTCCGACTTAATAACAAGCACTCGCTCGGATCTTTATTAGGTTGTTGTTCTAAACCATGAAGTGCAGCTAAATGCCAGCCATGGTGAGTCCTTCCCACAGGCTTAGACCGATTTCGACCCCccacttatttttttcgtttttaatcaGCGTCCAGTGATGCTTCCCTTTTCAGGTCACCAGAAGAACCTACAGCATGAAGTCCACGAGGTGTCTGCCAAAGTGTGTGTGCGCGTTTGTGGTGTCGGTGGTTTTTATTGTCGGCGGTTTTGTGCTTCCGTTTATCTGGCCAgtgattttgaaatatttaatcgAGAGTAACATGGTGTTAATGCCGACTTCGCACGCTTTTGATATCTGGAGGAAGTTTCCGACGGCGTTCCCCATCGATTTCTACTTCTTCAACTGGACGAATCCAGAGGACGTGTACAACAGTTCGGTGAAAATGAAATTTCGGGAAATGGGGCCTTATCGGTACTCGGAGACGAAAGAAAAGGCCGATATCGTTTGGAATAAAAACGGGACGGTTTCGTTCAGACACTTGAAGTTTTGGTACGAAAATCGGGAGAAAGGAAATATCAACGACGAAATCACCACTGTAAATCCAGTCGCTTTAGTAAGTGCATGGATTCGCTAATTAGGAAAAAATGTTCCCGCATTGTTTATGATCTTGTGACGTACGGAAACATGGATTTTCTCCTTCGTTGAAAAACCCGATAACAACATTTTCATgttcatttcttttaattatcggGGGAATGTTAatatattgttttaatttgatttaatcaCTTTGTGTCAAGGTAAGTTATTTCCCGAAATTGTCTCGTCCCGAAAgccattaaatttattattaaatctgATGGAGAGCTTTCAACGTGTTGTAAACAAGTTCCAAGATAGGGATCTAACGGTAAAAATGTCTAACGTAGCCAGGAGTGATTAATGAAATTGAAAGTTAAATCAACTTGAACGCATTATGTTTCAATTTCtggattatttaaaatttaattagttataGGCTAATATTTCAAATGTGGTGTTGCTGAACCAGGAACACGCTGCATTTGATATTCAAattaattcactgttttttcaatgaaatTGCATTCGCACTTCCGAAAAATAAACTACAAAATAACGTACAAGGTCTCCCGGGTGAATTAAATTCACAATAATCAAACcaacaaatacaaaattaattaattaattaattccgaGGAATAatctacaattaaaaaaaattacacgaaaaacagtaattttaatacaaaaaaactgttcgtcggttttcgtttttaatttataatatcACATGATTatctacttaaaaaatttaataattattctcggttcattaataaacaaaaatgtggactaaattattattcaattGCGTCTTAAATTAGTCTGAAATTATACCAAAATTATTCACTATTTCAGTAGAGCGCACtgaaaaacgtaattaaaaggactataatttttatttaatttcggaggaaacaaaaatctttaacaatttaaaattaattcaaagcaattaaataattgaaattcattcccaatttattaaaaataattataataataataataataataataataataataataataataataataataataataataataaaaatttgcttttttctcgACCTGCTCTGGACAACTTgatcattatttaattatgttttttaactttaaatcaCATATACAGGATAATTCGTAAATTCATAAGTTTCAAATCTTTACTTGAATGGTGATAAAAGACACCCAAATAAgttaatgacaaaaaaaaactttagatcaattttttaaaaaaagcggAAACAAAAAATCGTGCAGCATTGAATGAACAGctgttaaaaaatcaccaattatcttatctttcttatttttaacaatcacATCTTTTAAGTAGATAATTTCGGTattcgttgtttttttaaacttgttgTTCCTAATTGTTTatcaacaaattttgtaattgctTCTGAAAATAAATGACTCACTATTTCAACAGTATTTTCCCTGAAACTGCAACAATATACCTCTGCAAATGTTCtagtaaaaagtaataataaattaaatgctaAAATGTGGGTCaagaattcaaaataaatgtgaGTTGTCAATAGTCTATTTTACGAGTACATGTGACTGAAGTCACACGAGAAAATTTCATAGCAATATGACCTCAAGCTCGAATGTggtttcttaaaattatttgtcgatgatgtttataaaaataattacattaggTGACATAACCACGACCTACCTAATCCAGTTATTTTGCATTACAGTTTTGAAAATCTTGTTAAGTCGTCCAAAATGGAGCAAAACCTCTCATGGGAGAATTAACTTAATGAACAATACTACAGAGTTGTAAACTTCAATATTGATCTTAGGTGGTGTGTATTTTAGCAACAATTTCTGCATACCTGATGTTTAAATTTCAAGACTGCGTCATAATCAATTTTGTTTCATCGTTTTCCCACCGAAATTACCCCGTAATTACTgctagattttaattacagtttttttttgcagTCAGCTGCCTACTCCGCGCGCACGTGGGGTTACTTAATCCGCCAAGGCCTCTCCTTATCCCTGTCCAGCATGTCCCCAACTGTCCACATCACTAGGTCCGTGTCAGAGATGCTTTTCACCGGCTACAAGGACCCTCTGATCACCCTTGCCCGCTCCTTGCCCTTTCTATCGGGCTCTTTGCCACCTTGGGACAAATTCGGTTGGTTCTACACCGTAAGTAGTGACACAAAAACCGAGTTGCTTCTTATGGAATGGCCTTGTAGCGGAACGGATCAGCGCATTACGAAGGCATTTTTAACATGGGAACTGGAATAAACTCCACTTTTGGTAGACTGTACAGTTGGAATTATTGGACACAAACGCCTTATTACGAGGGCTCTTGTGCCATGGTTAATGGTTCAGCGGGGGAATTTTTCACCAAGCTTGATAATAAATCGATTAGTTTTTTCTCGCCGGATTTGTGCCGGACCATGACGCTCAGGTACTCCGGGCAGAGCGTCGTGAATAATATACTAGGGAACAAGTACGTCGTCGACAGTTACATGCTCGATAatggtaacattttttttactagcagataagaaattttgcggCACGGCATATCGATCTGACCCCAATTATGcgatttttactgaaaatttcCAAACGCAAAATTCCgattattgttaaattaaacGCAGCTACtgtttaattcagttttcatgcCACTTTGACCTCAATTAATTTTCGTCAGATTAGTCAGATTATTTTGTGTACAAAATACTAGTTTGTTCCCTGATCATGATAATTTAGATAAGATTTTAGATTCCTGCGTTTTTTCGGAAAATCTAAAACTGGGCAATTTTAGGCACGATTTTCCCGGAAAACCGCTGTTTCTGCAACGGCGAATGCGTGCCTTCGGGCCTAGTCAACGTTTCGAGCTGTCGTTTCGGCTCACCATCATTCGCCTCACTGCCGCATTTCTACCAAGCAGATGCCTACTATACCGACTCAATCGAAGGCGTTCGCCCGGAAAAATCCAAGCACGAGTTTTTCCTCACCCTGGAGCCAGTAAGACACTAAATGCCTCACTCAATCGCattgaaactattttttagacCACCGGAATTCCGTTGGAAGTCAGCGCCCGGCTCCAAATTAATCTACTAATGCAGCCCGATTCCGGGATATCGTAAGTTCGTCAAGTCCGGGTGCCCGGAATCGTACAGGGAATGTTTTAGGTTGTACAAAGGCGTCCCTAAAGTTTTTGTGCCCATTCTATGGTTCGAGCAGAAAATTCGGATTCCG
Coding sequences:
- the LOC664123 gene encoding protein croquemort isoform X1, translating into MCERTADQVTRRTYSMKSTRCLPKCVCAFVVSVVFIVGGFVLPFIWPVILKYLIESNMVLMPTSHAFDIWRKFPTAFPIDFYFFNWTNPEDVYNSSVKMKFREMGPYRYSETKEKADIVWNKNGTVSFRHLKFWYENREKGNINDEITTVNPVALSAAYSARTWGYLIRQGLSLSLSSMSPTVHITRSVSEMLFTGYKDPLITLARSLPFLSGSLPPWDKFGWFYTRNGSAHYEGIFNMGTGINSTFGRLYSWNYWTQTPYYEGSCAMVNGSAGEFFTKLDNKSISFFSPDLCRTMTLRYSGQSVVNNILGNKYVVDSYMLDNGTIFPENRCFCNGECVPSGLVNVSSCRFGSPSFASLPHFYQADAYYTDSIEGVRPEKSKHEFFLTLEPTTGIPLEVSARLQINLLMQPDSGISLYKGVPKVFVPILWFEQKIRIPDGEAFKLRLLLNLPVICTAFGIILVFAGVIVVSLLVYKICTMNLCGKRKEKLLYADQSIPLKMDRSLEIVKKI
- the LOC664123 gene encoding protein croquemort isoform X2, which translates into the protein MPAMVTRRTYSMKSTRCLPKCVCAFVVSVVFIVGGFVLPFIWPVILKYLIESNMVLMPTSHAFDIWRKFPTAFPIDFYFFNWTNPEDVYNSSVKMKFREMGPYRYSETKEKADIVWNKNGTVSFRHLKFWYENREKGNINDEITTVNPVALSAAYSARTWGYLIRQGLSLSLSSMSPTVHITRSVSEMLFTGYKDPLITLARSLPFLSGSLPPWDKFGWFYTRNGSAHYEGIFNMGTGINSTFGRLYSWNYWTQTPYYEGSCAMVNGSAGEFFTKLDNKSISFFSPDLCRTMTLRYSGQSVVNNILGNKYVVDSYMLDNGTIFPENRCFCNGECVPSGLVNVSSCRFGSPSFASLPHFYQADAYYTDSIEGVRPEKSKHEFFLTLEPTTGIPLEVSARLQINLLMQPDSGISLYKGVPKVFVPILWFEQKIRIPDGEAFKLRLLLNLPVICTAFGIILVFAGVIVVSLLVYKICTMNLCGKRKEKLLYADQSIPLKMDRSLEIVKKI
- the LOC664123 gene encoding protein peste isoform X3 translates to MKSTRCLPKCVCAFVVSVVFIVGGFVLPFIWPVILKYLIESNMVLMPTSHAFDIWRKFPTAFPIDFYFFNWTNPEDVYNSSVKMKFREMGPYRYSETKEKADIVWNKNGTVSFRHLKFWYENREKGNINDEITTVNPVALSAAYSARTWGYLIRQGLSLSLSSMSPTVHITRSVSEMLFTGYKDPLITLARSLPFLSGSLPPWDKFGWFYTRNGSAHYEGIFNMGTGINSTFGRLYSWNYWTQTPYYEGSCAMVNGSAGEFFTKLDNKSISFFSPDLCRTMTLRYSGQSVVNNILGNKYVVDSYMLDNGTIFPENRCFCNGECVPSGLVNVSSCRFGSPSFASLPHFYQADAYYTDSIEGVRPEKSKHEFFLTLEPTTGIPLEVSARLQINLLMQPDSGISLYKGVPKVFVPILWFEQKIRIPDGEAFKLRLLLNLPVICTAFGIILVFAGVIVVSLLVYKICTMNLCGKRKEKLLYADQSIPLKMDRSLEIVKKI